A window of Onychostoma macrolepis isolate SWU-2019 chromosome 01, ASM1243209v1, whole genome shotgun sequence contains these coding sequences:
- the plk1 gene encoding serine/threonine-protein kinase PLK1, translating into MSAGIAKSAKPSAHVDPKSAPLKEIPDVLVDPRTTKRYMRGRFLGKGGFAKCYEITDMDTKEVFAGKVVPKSMLLKPHQKEKMSTEIAIHKSLDNPHVVGFHGFFEDDDFVYVVLEICRRRSLLELHKRRKAVTEPEARYFMRHTIQGCQYLHNNRVIHRDLKLGNLFLNDDMDVKIGDFGLATKIEFDGERKKTLCGTPNYIAPEVLCKKGHSFEVDVWSLGCILYTLLVGKPPFETSCLKETYIRIKKNEYTVPRHINPVAAALIRRMLHADPTLRPSVSELLADEFFTSGYAPVRLPTSCLTVPPRFSIAPSSLDPALLRKPLSSLNKGTDSPIEKMGKMEQPQMEDLQQRDGAEQPDCHLTDMLQQLASLNTARPSERDFIRQGEAEDPACIPIFWISKWVDYSDKYGLGYQLCDNSVGVLFNDSTRLIMYADGDSLQYIDRSTAESYLSVRSYPPALSKKITLLKYFRNYMSEHLLKAGANITPRDGDELTRLPYLRHWFRTKSAIVLHLSNGTVQINFFQDHTKIILCPLMGAVTYINEKREFYTYKMSLIEEFGCCKELASRLRYARNMVEKLMACKSTTTAATSAR; encoded by the exons ATGAGCGCTGGAATCGCAAAGTCGGCGAAGCCATCGGCTCACGTCGACCCCAAATCTGCTCCTCTGAAAGAGATTCCTGACGTTCTGGTGGATCCCAGAACCACGAAGAGATACATGCGAGGTCGCTTTCTGGGAAAGGGAGGATTTGCGAAATGCTACGAAATCACAGATATGGACACCAAGGAGGTTTTTGCAGGGAAAGTGGTGCCGAAGTCGATGCTACTCAAGCCGCACCAGAAAGAGAAAATGAGCACAGAAATCGCCATTCACAAGAGTCTCGACAACCCGCACGTCGTGGGATTTCACGGCTTTTTTGAGGATGATGACTTCGTGTACGTGGTGTTGGAAATCTGTCGGAGACGG TCTCTCCTTGAATTGCACAAGCGGAGGAAGGCAGTGACTGAGCCTGAGGCCAGATACTTCATGCGCCATACTATTCAGGGTTGTCAGTACTTGCACAACAACCGGGTAATCCACCGTGATCTCAAACTTGGAAATCTGTTCCTCAATGATGACATGGATGTAAAAATCG GTGACTTTGGTTTGGCCACTAAGATTGAGTTTGATGGCGAGAGAAAGAAGACCTTGTGTGGCACTCCAAACTACATCGCCCCAGAGGTGCTCTGCAAGAAAGGCCACAGCTTTGAAGTAGATGTATGGTCACTGGGATGCATTCT ATATACACTGCTTGTTGGAAAGCCACCATTTGAGACGTCCTGTCTGAAGGAGACCTACATCAGAATCAAGAAGAATGAGTACACTGTTCCTAGA cACATTAATCCAGTTGCTGCTGCTCTGATTCGTCGGATGCTGCATGCTGACCCTACACTCAGACCTTCTGTGTCCGAGCTGCTGGCTGATGAGTTTTTCACCTCCGGTTATGCGCCTGTGCGGCTGCCCACTTCCTGTCTCACTGTACCTCCCAGGTTCTCCATCGCCCCCTCCAGTCTGGATCCCGCCCTCCTTCGCAAACCCCTCTCATCACTTAATAAAG GGACCGATAGTCCTATTGAGAAAATGGGGAAAATGGAGCAGCCACAAATGGAAGATCTTCAGCAAAG gGATGGAGCTGAACAACCTGACTGTCATCTAACTGACATGCTGCAGCAGCTGGCCAGCCTCAACACGGCCAGGCCATCTGAGAGAGACTTTATTAGACAAG gggaagccgaggACCCTGCTTGTATTCCAATTTTCTGGATTAGTAAATGGGTCGACTATTCTGACAAATATGGCCTTG GTTACCAGCTGTGTGATAACAGCGTAGGCGTTCTGTTCAACGATTCCACGCGTTTAATCATGTACGCTGACGGGGACAGTTTGCAGTACATCGACCGCAGCACAGCAGAATCCTACCTCAGTGTTCGCTCCTACCCTCCTGCACTCTCCAAAAAG ATTACACTCCTCAAGTACTTTAGGAATTACATGAGTGAGCACTTGCTAAAGGCCGGGGCGAACATAACACCCCGCGATGGGGATGAACTGACCCGGTTGCCTTATCTCCGCCACTGGTTCCGCACAAAGAGCGCCATCGTGCTACACCTGAGCAACGGAACCGTGCAGATCAACTTCTTCCAG GACCACACTAAGATTATTTTGTGTCCCCTGATGGGCGCAGTGACGTACATCAATGAGAAGCGGGAGTTCTATACCTATAAGATGAGCTTAATTGAGGAGTTTGGGTGCTGTAAAGAGTTGGCCAGTCGTTTGCGCTATGCTCGCAACATGGTGGAGAAGCTCATGGCCTGCAAAAGCACCACCACAGCCGCTACTTCTGCCCGTTAA
- the rasd3 gene encoding RASD family member 3 yields the protein MSLLVREHRTVRFVFLGAAGVGKTALITRFLQDRFDSKYTRTVEELHALEYDIDGARVRIEILDTSGSYSFPAMRALCIRTGDAFALVYAADEPDSLEEVQRLREEILELKGEKFTEITVIENKADLGSRSRQATAEVMRAVEEDWGAGFVETSARTGENVAGVFRDLLQQMKLPSRVSPALRRRTQTTSRELTGTRKKPPLKKNNSCILS from the coding sequence ATGTCTTTGTTGGTGCGGGAGCATCGGACGGTGCGCTTTGTGTTTTTGGGCGCCGCCGGGGTTGGAAAAACTGCCCTGATCACCCGTTTCTTGCAAGATCGCTTCGACTCCAAATACACGCGCACGGTGGAGGAGCTTCATGCTCTCGAGTACGACATAGACGGCGCGAGGGTGCGCATTGAGATCTTGGACACGAGCGGTAGTTATTCGTTCCCAGCGATGCGCGCTTTGTGCATCCGAACCGGGGACGCGTTTGCGCTTGTGTACGCCGCAGACGAGCCAGACTCCCTGGAGGAGGTGCAGAGACTCCGTGAGGAGATTCTGGAGTTGAAGGGAGAGAAGTTCACTGAAATCACGGTGATAGAGAACAAAGCGGACCTGGGCAGCCGGAGTCGCCAGGCCACTGCTGAGGTGATGCGCGCGGTGGAGGAGGACTGGGGCGCGGGGTTTGTGGAGACGTCCGCACGCACCGGCGAGAACGTCGCAGGTGTGTTTCGGGACTTGCTTCAACAGATGAAGTTACCGAGCCGCGTGAGCCCAGCACTGCGCAGACGGACGCAGACAACGAGCAGAGAACTTACAGGAACGCGGAAAAAGCCTCCATTGAAGAAGAACAACAGCTGTATCTTGTCTTAA